The following proteins are encoded in a genomic region of Nitrospiraceae bacterium:
- the glyA gene encoding serine hydroxymethyltransferase, with amino-acid sequence MNDAVGSLDVLKSTDLDVYAAIEAEEQRQREKLLLIASENFASPAVLAAQGSLMTNKYAEGYPGKRYYGGCQHVDTIEELAIQRCKQIFGAEHVNVQPHSGSQANMAAYLSVLKPGDTILGMDLAQGGHLTHGSKVNFSGMIFRAFSYGVDRQTEVIEYDTVRKLAEDCRPRMLVVGASAYARTLDFPKFQDIAKSVGAYLMVDIAHIAGLIAAGLHPSPIPYADFVTTTTHKTLRGPRGGVVMCKAEHAKAVDKFIFPGMQGGPLMHVIAAKAVAFKEALSPGFKRYQQQVIANARTLAQGLLDRGYKIVSGGTDTHLMLVNLTNKGITGKEADAALDAAGIIVNKNAVPYDEKPPAIASGIRLGTPIVSTRGMRESEMKEIVTLIDRVLQHRQDPAVLDEVRTQAKALCGRFPIFHTY; translated from the coding sequence ATGAACGACGCGGTCGGTTCGTTAGACGTCCTCAAATCGACAGATCTGGATGTCTATGCGGCCATCGAGGCCGAGGAACAAAGGCAACGGGAAAAGCTGCTCTTGATCGCCTCGGAAAACTTTGCCAGCCCTGCTGTTCTGGCGGCGCAAGGTTCCTTGATGACGAACAAGTACGCAGAAGGTTATCCGGGCAAGCGCTACTATGGTGGATGTCAGCATGTCGACACCATCGAGGAATTAGCGATCCAGCGCTGCAAACAGATCTTTGGCGCGGAACATGTCAATGTCCAGCCGCACTCCGGTTCACAAGCTAATATGGCAGCCTACCTCTCCGTCCTCAAACCCGGAGACACTATTCTCGGGATGGATTTGGCACAGGGTGGCCATTTGACCCACGGCAGCAAGGTCAATTTCTCTGGCATGATCTTCCGAGCCTTTTCGTACGGAGTGGATCGTCAGACGGAAGTCATCGAATACGATACGGTGCGGAAGCTCGCAGAAGACTGTCGACCCAGGATGCTCGTGGTCGGGGCCAGTGCTTACGCCCGCACGCTCGACTTTCCGAAGTTTCAAGACATCGCCAAGTCGGTAGGTGCCTACCTCATGGTCGATATCGCCCATATCGCGGGCTTGATCGCGGCAGGGCTTCACCCGAGTCCCATCCCCTACGCGGACTTTGTCACGACGACCACCCATAAGACGCTCCGTGGACCCCGCGGTGGGGTAGTGATGTGCAAGGCGGAGCATGCGAAGGCGGTCGATAAGTTTATCTTCCCCGGAATGCAGGGTGGGCCCTTGATGCATGTGATCGCCGCCAAGGCTGTCGCGTTCAAAGAGGCCCTTTCTCCGGGCTTCAAGCGATATCAGCAGCAAGTCATCGCGAACGCCCGCACGTTGGCCCAAGGGCTGCTCGATCGAGGGTACAAGATTGTGTCGGGAGGAACGGACACCCACCTGATGTTGGTGAACCTAACGAACAAGGGGATCACCGGCAAAGAGGCAGATGCAGCCTTGGACGCGGCCGGCATTATCGTCAACAAGAACGCGGTACCCTATGACGAAAAGCCCCCTGCGATCGCCAGCGGCATCCGGTTGGGTACCCCGATCGTCTCGACACGCGGCATGCGCGAGTCCGAAATGAAGGAAATCGTGACATTGATCGACCGCGTCCTGCAGCACCGACAAGACCCTGCAGTGCTCGATGAAGTCCGTACCCAGGCCAAGGCTCTGTGTGGACGGTTTCCCATCTTTCACACCTATTGA
- the rplI gene encoding 50S ribosomal protein L9 produces MKVILQETMDGVGHLGDLVNVSDGYARNFLLPRNKAVEANSRNIKAFEHIKRVAAEQAKKEKLEIEAHAKKVSAVTLTMHAQVGKDDKMFGSVTAKDIAEGLAEQGFTVDRRKIQLAQPIKELGTFTVPVKLPREVTAAVTVRVVKKQDAETASTES; encoded by the coding sequence ATGAAGGTCATATTGCAGGAAACCATGGATGGGGTCGGCCATCTCGGCGATTTGGTGAACGTCTCTGATGGATACGCGCGGAACTTCTTGCTTCCGAGAAACAAAGCCGTTGAGGCCAATAGCCGAAACATCAAGGCCTTCGAGCACATCAAGCGCGTTGCGGCGGAGCAGGCCAAGAAGGAAAAACTCGAAATTGAAGCGCACGCCAAAAAAGTGTCTGCCGTAACCCTCACCATGCATGCACAAGTAGGCAAGGACGACAAGATGTTCGGCTCCGTGACGGCAAAGGACATCGCGGAAGGGCTTGCTGAGCAGGGTTTTACGGTGGATCGACGGAAGATTCAGCTGGCTCAACCGATCAAGGAACTTGGCACCTTTACGGTCCCAGTCAAACTTCCACGAGAAGTTACTGCGGCCGTCACCGTGCGCGTGGTCAAGAAACAAGACGCAGAGACGGCTTCCACCGAGAGTTGA
- the nrdR gene encoding transcriptional regulator NrdR, with protein MKCPFCDEIEDKVVDSRMAKEGEVIRRRRECLGCKRRYTTYERVEEVLPMVVKKDGRRETFDRTKILAGLKKACEKRPISIATIETVTDRIEKRIQEMGETEIESRVIGEELMKELHQLDQVAYVRFASVYREFKDIDQFMDELRSLAQQRRER; from the coding sequence GTGAAATGTCCGTTCTGCGATGAAATCGAAGACAAGGTGGTGGATTCGCGCATGGCGAAAGAGGGCGAGGTCATTCGCCGTCGACGCGAGTGTCTTGGGTGTAAACGCCGATACACGACCTATGAACGGGTCGAGGAAGTTCTGCCAATGGTCGTCAAGAAAGATGGTCGGCGGGAGACCTTCGACCGCACCAAGATCCTGGCCGGTCTCAAGAAAGCGTGCGAGAAACGTCCCATTAGCATCGCCACGATCGAAACTGTGACAGACCGGATCGAAAAACGAATCCAGGAGATGGGTGAAACGGAAATTGAAAGTCGAGTCATCGGCGAAGAATTGATGAAGGAGCTTCATCAACTGGATCAGGTCGCATATGTCCGATTTGCCTCGGTCTATCGTGAATTCAAAGACATCGACCAATTCATGGACGAGCTGAGATCGTTGGCCCAGCAGCGCCGAGAACGGTGA
- a CDS encoding response regulator transcription factor yields the protein MEKIKVLIADDHRVVREGLAAILKAKDDINVVGEAQDGIEAVEKTKALLPDVILMDVSMPRMGGVEATRQIKREFPHIGIVALTMYEEQQYIFDLVRAGATGYLLKDSESSQIVAAIRAIYRGESLIHPSVASKILAEFSLMAQKKGKKPAWVEHDLTEREITVLRLVADGKTNKEIANSLDLSEKTVKNHVRNIFHKLQVYDRTQAAILAIRKGLIELDPRP from the coding sequence ATGGAAAAAATTAAGGTATTGATCGCCGACGACCATCGTGTCGTGAGAGAAGGACTGGCAGCCATCCTCAAAGCGAAGGACGACATCAACGTGGTGGGCGAGGCACAGGATGGGATAGAAGCCGTGGAAAAAACAAAAGCCTTGCTCCCGGACGTGATCCTGATGGATGTGAGCATGCCCCGCATGGGTGGTGTTGAGGCCACACGGCAGATCAAGCGCGAGTTTCCCCATATCGGCATCGTCGCCCTGACCATGTATGAGGAGCAGCAATACATTTTCGACCTGGTACGGGCTGGGGCGACAGGGTATCTGCTCAAGGATTCAGAATCCTCACAGATCGTGGCTGCCATCCGGGCGATCTACAGAGGTGAATCCCTCATTCATCCCTCCGTTGCCAGCAAGATCTTGGCGGAGTTTTCGCTGATGGCGCAGAAAAAGGGCAAGAAGCCGGCCTGGGTGGAACACGATCTCACCGAACGGGAGATTACTGTGTTGCGCCTCGTCGCTGATGGAAAGACGAACAAGGAAATTGCCAACAGTCTCGATCTCAGCGAGAAAACGGTCAAGAACCACGTCCGCAACATCTTTCATAAACTCCAGGTCTACGACCGCACGCAAGCTGCAATCCTTGCCATCCGCAAAGGACTCATCGAACTGGACCCACGACCATAG
- a CDS encoding sensor histidine kinase has translation MPTTRLKLARSPQTANTPGTTHVGIIGAGRGGTALMEIFANDPLVEIIGVAEINPKALGLNLAKRLKIPVTKDYRELLDLEQMDLLIDVTGNPDVGQFLQDFHRMGVTVIGGASAKFMWQLIEARIRATAEIEKTLNKYQSLYRLYVKETGAAVTEERTRIACEIHDGLVQSLAGVNFKLDLCQQLLRKDPRASLVTLRESKAQLKLAIQEARQVIFNLRPLQYDKMELIPALTNYLKSYETQYRIRTAFRVSGDEQILFPRTKIFLFRIVQEALSNVQKHAKADRVSVELDIALEHLRITIRDTGVGFDMETVLRDPEKWDHFGIRGIIERARLVGGEGRIESRKGRGTTIVVDIPLVNKEAARNGKN, from the coding sequence ATGCCAACGACGCGCCTAAAACTTGCTCGATCGCCGCAAACAGCCAACACGCCGGGAACCACCCATGTGGGCATCATCGGTGCGGGACGTGGCGGAACCGCGCTCATGGAGATTTTTGCCAATGATCCCTTGGTGGAGATCATCGGCGTGGCTGAGATTAATCCGAAGGCCCTCGGACTGAATCTGGCCAAACGTTTGAAAATTCCCGTCACGAAGGATTATCGCGAACTCCTGGATTTGGAGCAGATGGATTTGCTCATCGACGTCACGGGAAACCCCGACGTGGGGCAGTTCTTACAGGACTTTCACCGCATGGGCGTGACAGTGATCGGCGGAGCCAGCGCCAAATTCATGTGGCAGCTCATCGAGGCCCGCATTCGGGCGACAGCGGAAATCGAAAAAACTCTCAATAAGTATCAGTCGCTCTATCGCCTCTATGTCAAGGAGACCGGAGCCGCAGTGACTGAAGAGCGGACCCGCATCGCCTGTGAAATCCACGACGGATTGGTTCAAAGCCTCGCGGGGGTCAACTTCAAGCTCGATCTGTGCCAGCAGCTCTTGCGGAAGGATCCGCGGGCCAGTCTGGTGACGCTCCGGGAGTCCAAGGCCCAACTCAAACTCGCCATTCAGGAAGCGCGCCAGGTCATTTTCAATTTGCGCCCCCTTCAGTACGACAAGATGGAACTGATTCCCGCATTAACGAATTACCTCAAGTCCTACGAAACGCAATATCGCATTCGCACGGCATTTCGCGTTTCCGGTGACGAGCAGATTCTGTTTCCGAGGACGAAGATCTTCCTCTTCCGAATCGTCCAGGAAGCCCTCAGCAACGTACAAAAGCATGCGAAAGCCGACCGCGTGTCGGTCGAACTCGATATCGCGCTCGAACACCTGAGAATCACGATCCGCGACACGGGCGTCGGGTTCGACATGGAGACGGTGCTGCGTGACCCCGAGAAATGGGACCACTTTGGCATTCGCGGCATCATCGAGCGGGCCCGGCTGGTCGGGGGTGAAGGAAGAATCGAATCGAGGAAAGGACGCGGTACGACGATCGTGGTCGATATCCCATTGGTGAACAAGGAGGCAGCACGCAATGGAAAAAATTAA